In the Mesorhizobium sp. WSM2240 genome, TCGAGGCAGGCTACGCAATGACGGCGCCCGGCATCCAGATCTCGCGCTTCTGCGCCTCGGGGCTCGATGCGATCAATCTGGGTGCGGCCAAGATCGCCCAGGGCTCGGACGAGATCGTCATCGCCGGCGGCGTGGAATCCATGTCGCGCGTCGGCATGGGCATGTCGGGCGGCGCCTGGTTCATGGACCCGTCGGTTGGCCTGCCCGCCTATTTCATGCCGCAGGGCGTTTCGGCCGATCTGATCGCCACCAAATACGGCTTTTCGCGCGACGACGTTGACGCCTATGCGGTCGAGAGCCAGAAGCGCGCCGCGAATGCCTGGGAGAAGGGTTACTTCAAGAACTCGGTCGTGCCGGTGAAGGACCAGAACGGCCTGACCATCCTCGACCGTGACGAGCACATGCGCCCGACGACCGACATGCAGTCGCTGGCCTCGCTCAACCCCTCCTTCACCATGCCTGGCGAGATGGGCGGCTTCGGCGCCGTCGCCGTGCAGCGCTATCCGGAAATCGAGGAGGTCAACTACGTCCATCACGCCGGTAATTCTTCCGGCATCGTCGACGGCGCCGCCGCTGTCCTGCTCGGCTCAAAAAAAGCCGGCAAGACCATGGGGATGAATCCTCGCGCCCGCATCCGCGCGCTGGCCAATATCGGCTCTGAGCCGGCGATCATGCTGACCGGCCCGGTCGACGTGACCGAAAAGCTGCTGATGCGCGCCAAGATGAAGCTGTCGGACATCGACCTGTTCGAGCTCAACGAGGCCTTTGCCTCGGTGGTGCTGCGCTACATGCAGGCCTTTGACATTCCGCACGACAAGATCAAC is a window encoding:
- a CDS encoding acetyl-CoA C-acetyltransferase, whose protein sequence is MAEAYVYDAVRTPRGRGKKDGALHEVPAVRLGAKVLEALRDRNGLDTGTVDDIIFGCVDPVGEAGSVIPRSSAFEAGYAMTAPGIQISRFCASGLDAINLGAAKIAQGSDEIVIAGGVESMSRVGMGMSGGAWFMDPSVGLPAYFMPQGVSADLIATKYGFSRDDVDAYAVESQKRAANAWEKGYFKNSVVPVKDQNGLTILDRDEHMRPTTDMQSLASLNPSFTMPGEMGGFGAVAVQRYPEIEEVNYVHHAGNSSGIVDGAAAVLLGSKKAGKTMGMNPRARIRALANIGSEPAIMLTGPVDVTEKLLMRAKMKLSDIDLFELNEAFASVVLRYMQAFDIPHDKINVNGGAIAMGHPLGATGAMIFGTVLDELERRDLNTALVTLCIGAGMGTATIIERV